One genomic region from Myripristis murdjan chromosome 7, fMyrMur1.1, whole genome shotgun sequence encodes:
- the LOC115361400 gene encoding extracellular matrix protein 2, which translates to MARLGILCLCISAVAWLGDGKASRRGGKPAGSKPQLTAGVSEQSDSLQSGQCQVNGIALFDGAMWSPQPCSACQCNKGNVKCQPIPCTGRTQAPHNQPSTAPKRNRLVDKDSKDGISEGKNIFQGRGGGRGVQELKKKKEEKILVKTVTPAMTVKPESTKNKKQEVLVKIPTRGTKMHVPIAPARPPMPAVKSTKDRFHSSDEDDFDDDPDSDDDDDIVGPPRMEAIALPAPRTMLRPVVARRLVPAPTSPGRPVVTFPQKPNFMESLPAGCLLSESLIACGSTGMTHMPIITDPGVKTLYLADNKISKIPVRALAGLPNLEWLDLSKNKLDDSSLSPLLFQNLTKLRRLILDGNNLTKVPAFLPPSLEELKINDNKLSGLTPSSFKGLSKLLTLELEDNYFHDGNVSPLTFRPLRKLIYLRLEDNKFRAIPSGLPASLQELHLSDNKIEEVHAGILNKTVNLRLLDLSHNRIREDRIAPRAWIHLSNLESLDLSHNKLVHVPSFLPVGLRQLTLHHNQIERIPGYVFGHMRPGLDSLQLSHNRLRDDGIDGVSFLGLSTSLSELLLDHNLLQSIPQGLLQLKNLQLLRLNHNLISYVPMNALCDTQAREDSPLISVHLQYNLIERRLIPPTAFSCIRNYHSILLRPQRHENDE; encoded by the exons ATGGCCAGACTTGGGatcctgtgtctgtgtatcagCGCTGTAGCCTGGCTCGGCGATGGGAAAGCCagcagaagaggagggaaaCCTGCAGGATCCAAACCACAGCTCACGGCAGGGGTATCTGAACAGAGTGACTCTCTCCAGTCTG GTCAGTGCCAGGTAAACGGCATAGCTCTGTTTGACGGAGCTATGTGGTCGCCTCAGCCCTGCTCAGCCTGCCAGTGTAACAAAggaaatgtcaaatgtcagccCATCCCCTGTACTGGAAGGACACAAG CGCCACATAACCAACCGTCTACAGCTCCAAAAAGAAACAGACTGGTTGATAAAGACAGCAAAGATGGTATCTCTGAGGGGAAGAATATTTTCCAagggagaggtggaggtagAGGAGTgcaagaattaaaaaagaagaaggaggaaaagaTATTGGTGAAAACT GTCACACCAGCGATGACAGTCAAACCTGAATCAACTAAGAACAAGAAACAGGAGGTCCTGGTAAAGATTCCCACCAGGGGAACTAAGATGCATGTGCCCATCGCACCAGCAAGGCCTCCCATGCCTGCAGTGAAGTCAACGAAAGACAGATTTCACTCTTCAGACGAAGACGACTTCGATGATGATCCCGAcagtgatgacgatgatgacatTGTGGGACCTCCACGGATGGAAGCCATAGCCTTGCCTGCTCCAAGAACCATGCTGCGGCCTGTGGTGGCAAGAAGGCTAGTGCCTGCACCCACCTCTCCAGGCCGTCCAGTGGTCACCTTCCCCCAGAAACCCAACTTCATGGAATCATTGCCAGCTGGGTGTCTTCTGTCTGAGTCGCTGATAGCTTGCGGCAGCACTGGCATGACACACATGCCCATTATCACTGACCCAGGGGTCAAAACACTGTACCTGGCAG ATAACAAGATAAGTAAGATCCCAGTGAGGGCTCTGGCAGGCCTTCCCAATCTTGAGTGGCTAGACTTGAGCAAGAACAAGCTGGATGACTCCTCCCTCAGCCCCCTGCTTTTTCAG AATTTAACTAAACTAAGGAGGCTAATTTTGGACGGCAACAATCTCACCAAGGTCCCAGCGTTTCTCCCACCTTCCCTTGAGGAACTGAAGATTAATGACAACAAGCTCAGCGGACTCACACCCAGCAGTTTTAAAG GTTTGTCCAAACTTCTGACCCTGGAACTGGAAGACAACTACTTTCACGATGGAAACGTCTCACCGCTGACGTTTCGTCCCCTTAGGAAGCTCATTTACCTTCGCCTGGAGGATAACAAGTTCCGTGCCATCCCATCTGGCCTGCCAGCCTCCCTTCAG GAACTCCACTTGTCAGACAACAAAATTGAGGAAGTACACGCTGGTATCCTCAACAAGACGGTCAACCTGAGGCTGCTGGACCTTAGCCACAACCGCATCAGAGAGGATCGCATCGCACCACGAGCCTGGATACATTTGTC GAACCTGGAATCACTGGATCTATCCCACAACAAACTGGTGCACGTGCCCTCCTTCCTCCCGGTGGGCCTGCGCCAGCTCACCCTGCATCACAACCAGATCGAGCGCATCCCTGGCTACGTTTTCGGCCACATGCGGCCGGGCCTGGACTCCCTCCAGTTGTCCCACAACAGGCTGCGTGACGACGGCATTGATGGCGTGTCCTTCCTGGGCCTGTCCACGTCCCTGTCTGAGCTACTGTTGGACCACAACCTGCTGCAGTCCATCCCCCAAGGCCTcctgcagctgaagaacctgCAGCTGCTCCGCCTCAACCACAACCTCATCAG
- the tnnc1b gene encoding troponin C type 1b (slow), giving the protein MDDVYKAAVENLTEEQKNEFKAAFDIFIQDAEDGCISTKELGKVMRMLGQNPTPEELQEMIDEVDEDGSGTVDFDEFLVMMVRCMKEESKGKSEEELAELFRMFDKNGDGYIDLEELKTMLESTGEAITEDDIEELMKDGDKNNDGKIDYDEFLEFMKGVE; this is encoded by the exons ATGGATGATGTATATAAAGCAGCG GTTGAGAACTTAACAGAGGAGCAGAAAAATG AGTTCAAGGCTGCATTTGACATCTTCATCCAGGATGCAGAAGATGGCTGCATCAGCACCAAGGAGTTGGGGAAGGTGATGAGGATGTTGGGGCAGAACCCCACCCCTGAAGAGTTACAGGAGATGATTGATGAGGTGGATGAGGACG GCAGCGGAACAGTCGACTTCGATGAGTTCTTAGTTATGATGGTCCGCTGCATGAAGGAGGAGAGCAAAGGAAAATCAGAAGAGGAGTTGGCCGAACTCTTCCGCATGTTTGACAA GAACGGGGACGGCTACATTGACTTAGAAGAGCTTAAGACCATGCTTGAGTCCACCGGAGAGGCAATCACCGAAGACGACATTGAAGAGCTGATGAAGGACggagacaaaaacaatgacGGCAAAATTGACTATGACG AGTTCCTGGAGTTCATGAAGGGTGTTGAATAA
- the kiaa2013 gene encoding uncharacterized protein KIAA2013 homolog translates to MWLQQRLKGLPGLLSSSWARRLLIGLLLFLIFYWYLGAEHKLRFFSGSVMSGGVAGQCLQTEIHRWKSLVDRGEGICRTPQENVDTPFVSGNGHILVDIDSNKLWVASSSQPGVAPVHQTEYSPIVGVHLPGKRAEAQASLLWFRKGSVLSVRCVLPATSQSARDCVTVREEFIAHRSRPHVYLQRIHINNPSDRTALLEASSETPSFGSKFSTGVEKVEDREIVLSSGRVLVENNRIVLVVVATKKLNSRIQVLAKSEYTDNVVSVVWTSEPIDSSKLDETFTALRDGAKKELGELLRANVDDLVMDHQQAWMDLFISGVEMRKITDSHTPSSHTVNTTLYYVLSSTTAPLLDRRLSSEERARLESSLNYADHCFSGHATMHAEILWPERVSSTAQILQLVTLWTLTLQKRGCRVLVAAGAHGVMQGMVLSFGGLQFTENHLQFQADPDVLHNSYALRGIHYNQDLINLAVLLDVDGKPFLHVSVKPQEKPVQLYACEAGCLNEPVELTSEVKGHTFPVMVTQPITPLLYISTDLRHLQDLRHTLHLKAILAHEEHMANRYPGLPFLFWFSVASLITLFHLFLFKLIYNEYCGPGAKPLFRSKVANKIEEGSG, encoded by the exons atgtggctCCAGCAGAGACTAAAGGGGCTGCCAGGCTTGTTGTCAAGTAGTTGGGCAAGAAGACTCCTCATAGGACTGttgcttttcctcattttctacTGGTACCTGGGGGCAGAGCATAAGCTAAGGTTTTTCAGCGGGTCAGTCATGTCTGGAGGAGTGGCCGGGCAGTGTTTACAGACTGAAATCCACAGGTGGAAGTCTCTGGtagacagaggagaggggatCTGTAGGACGCCTCAGGAGAACGTAGACACACCCTTTGTTTCAGGGAATGGCCATATTCTAGTTGACATTGACTCAAACAAATTGTGGGTAGCGTCATCTTCCCAGCCCGGTGTGGCTCCCGTCCACCAGACTGAGTACTCCCCGATAGTGGGTGTCCACCTTCCAGGGAAGCGGGCCGAGGCTCAGGCTTCCCTCTTGTGGTTCCGCAAAGGGTCTGTGCTCTCGGTCCGCTGTGTGTTACCAGCCACATCGCAGTCAGCCCGGGATTGTGTCACCGTCAGGGAGGAATTCATTGCCCACCGCAGCCGGCCTCATGTCTACCTTCAGCGAATCCACATCAACAACCCGTCTGACAGGACTGCTTTGCTGGAAGCTTCCTCTGAAACCCCCTCGTTCGGGAGTAAGTTCTCCACCGGTGTGGAGAaagtggaggacagagagattGTGCTCTCCTCTGGCCGAGTGCTTGTGGAGAACAACCGCAtcgtgttggtggtggtggccaCAAAGAAACTGAACAGTCGGATCCAGGTCTTGGCCAAGTCGGAGTACACGGACAACGTTGTGTCAGTGGTGTGGACCTCGGAGCCCATCGATTCCTCTAAACTGGACGAGACCTTCACGGCTCTGCGAGATGGAGCCAAGAAGGAGCTGGGGGAGCTGCTCAGGGCCAACGTGGACGACCTGGTTATGGATCACCAGCAGGCTTGGATGGATCTCTTCATCTCTG GTGTGGAGATGAGGAAGATCACAGACTCTCACACCCCTTCCAGCCACACAGTGAACACCACCTTGTACTACGTCCTGTCCTCCACAACAGCCCCCCTGCTGGACCGGAGGCTGAGCAGTGAGGAGCGTGCCCGTCTGGAGTCCAGCCTCAACTACGCCGACCATTGCTTCAGTGGCCATGCCACCATGCACGCAGAGATCCTTTGGCCCGAGCGAGTCAGCAGCACCGCCCAGATCCTCCAGCTGGTCACGCTGTGGACTCTGACTCTTCAGAAGAGAGGCTGCAGGGTGCTGGTGGCAGCCGGAGCTCACGGCGTCATGCAGGGCATGGTTCTCAGTTTTGGAGGCCTTCAGTTCACAGAGAACCATCTGCAGTTCCAGGCCGATCCGGACGTGCTGCACAACAGCTACGCACTGCGAGGAATCCACTACAACCAGGACCTCATCAACTTGGCGGTGCTGCTGGATGTTGATGGCAAGCCGTTCCTTCACGTGTCAGTGAAGCCGCAGGAGAAGCCGGTGCAGCTGTACGCCTGTGAGGCCGGCTGCCTCAATGAGCCGGTGGAGCTGACGTCTGAGGTTAAAGGGCACACCTTCCCAGTGATGGTGACACAACCCATCACACCACTGCTTTACATCTCCACCGACCTTCGCCACCTACAGGACCTTCGCCACACTCTGCACCTCAAGGCCATCTTGGCCCACGAGGAGCACATGGCAAATAGGTACCCAGGCCTGCCCTTTCTCTTCTGGTTCAGCGTGGCCTCACTCATTACCCTGTTCCACCTTTTCCTCTTCAAGCTTATCTACAATGAGTACTGCGGCCCTGGTGCCAAACCCCTCTTCAGGAGCAAG GTCGCCAACAAAATTGAGGAAGGCTCAGGTTGA